A genome region from Streptomyces antimycoticus includes the following:
- a CDS encoding TetR family transcriptional regulator gives MPRPVNAEKRAELLKQVVHHLQYHGVAQMSLSPLAESIGTTKRMLLYYFGSRENLLAQALAVSRPDAHAMFDGVRDSAGLRKAAHTLWEAMTVGEQAGPVRMLLQLLSLAATDSEQYGDIAAETVEVMIGPIAGAYVRLGHPPQQARTRATLLVSGLRGLCQDRLVTLDVARTDAAARRLIRDAVTAAD, from the coding sequence GTGCCTCGCCCCGTCAACGCCGAAAAGCGCGCTGAGCTGCTGAAGCAGGTGGTGCACCACCTCCAGTACCACGGCGTCGCGCAGATGTCGCTGAGTCCACTCGCCGAGTCGATCGGCACCACCAAGCGCATGCTTCTGTACTACTTCGGCAGCCGCGAGAACCTGCTGGCCCAGGCGCTGGCCGTCAGCCGTCCCGACGCGCACGCGATGTTCGACGGCGTCCGCGACAGCGCGGGACTGCGCAAGGCGGCCCATACCCTGTGGGAGGCGATGACCGTCGGGGAGCAGGCCGGTCCGGTCCGCATGCTGCTGCAGCTACTCAGCCTGGCCGCCACCGATTCCGAGCAGTACGGCGACATCGCGGCCGAGACCGTCGAGGTCATGATCGGCCCCATCGCCGGGGCCTACGTCCGGCTGGGTCATCCGCCACAGCAGGCGCGGACACGGGCCACGCTTCTCGTCTCCGGCCTGCGCGGTCTGTGTCAGGACCGCTTGGTGACCCTTGACGTCGCCCGTACCGACGCGGCCGCCCGCCGCCTCATCAGGGACGCAGTCACGGCGGCCGACTGA